In Halobacteriovorax sp. HLS, the DNA window ATAGATTTAAAGAGAGGATGCTATCAATTTACAATATCAGAGGCTTTAAGAGGGCCCGTAAAGCATTTACAAAACTAACTGATGAGATGGCATTATCAGGAAGAAAAGCAGTACAATCCCTTCGCAAAACTTTAGTGAAGTGGCGAGTGGAAGTATTAAATTACTTCAAGTCAGGAATTACTAACGCTAAGACCGAAGGGTATAACAGAAAGGCAAAACTAATTCAAAGAAAGGCCTACGGTTATAGAAATTTTGAAAACTAGAGGCTTAGATTGATCTACGATTGTAGATAGATCAAATCTTGAAATATAGTTTTTGGAGCTCATTTTTTAATGTTTTCTGGTGAGCTATATTTAATTGTTAAAATATTGAATAAGAAAACCGATAGTTAGATTACTAACGAAAGAATATTAGATTTTTAGAATGCTTTAAGTTATTTCTAGATCGATAGTTTGATTGTTTTTCCACTGCCTACCGAGTACTCCCGATTTTTACGATAAGACAAAGATCTATTAGAATTATATCTTGCTCGAGAACAAATTAATCATTTTTTGTGTATTAATTCAGTATATTTTACATAAACAATCATGTGATTCAACTATTATGATATAAGGAATAATGGAAGAAAGAAATTTACTTTGGAACTATAAATTAAACTCCGGAATTGTCTCTCAAGCAACAATTAGTGATCTAATTGACCTCTATAGAAAAAACCTTATCGGAAAAACTACCTTAGTTAAACCAACTACTGGTTTTAACTGGCTAAAGCTTCAAGACAGTATTCTATTTTCCCAAAAGTTCAAAGCTCAATTTGAAATAAAAAAAAGCATATTCCAGAAAACTGAAGCGTTACTACTTTTTGTTACAAAGCCAATTAATAAAGTCTACAAAAGTATCTGCTCTCCATCAGTAACTATTCCTAAAAATATAATATATAACGAGTATTATAATTACAGAAACCATGCATACACCATTAACTATAGTAAAACCTCAGAAGAAGTTCTATCTAGCTTCTTCAACCTAAGACTAACTACACAAATTCTCCTTACCCTTGCCATTGGAATTTACCTTTTTATTAATATTTCCAATAACTACGTGCTTAGTCTTTATACTTTATTATCTTTACTATCTTTTCCATCTCTATTTGCGGATAACAAAAAGAGAAAGAATGCTTTTTTAAATGATTATTTGGCAAAAGAAATCATTAAACTCAAAGCTCAATTAAGGAATCAAGTTGACCTAAAGATAAAAAATGAAGAGCTTGAGAAGCAAAAAGAGTATCAGAGAAAGGTTTTTGAGCAAGAGAGAATTGCTTACAAAAAAAGAAGAGAAGAAGAGAGAATTGCTAACGAAGAAAAAAAGGAAAAAGAGAGGCTAGAAAGGGTAAACAATATTCTTAAACGTACAAAAGAAGACATGGGGCCAAATTCATGCTGTATATATATACTAGAATCATTAAATTCCATTAATCTTCCAATTAAGCTTGGTATTACAAATAATATAGACAGAAGAGTCAGAGAACATAGAAAACATACAAATATTAAATACTCTCCAAAGCTCGTAATTTGGATGAAAAATAAAAAGCACGCGCAAAAAGTTGAAACGAAATTAATTAAACAGCTAGTTAGTCATGGACATCCAAGAGCTGGAAATGAGTTTTTTGCAATTCCTTGTGAAGTAGTTACGAATAATTTATTTGAAGTTTTTGATCGACTAAAAAGAAAAAATATAATTTATTAGAGAATTGCCACATATTTGCCACAATAAAAAAAGGGAAACCGAAGTTTCCCTTTATTTTTAAATACTTAAACCGCTATGGTGGAGGTGGCCACCGGCCTGTAACACTTGATTATCATTGATGATTTTTTTTAAGTGTAGCCAAAATAGCCAATTGATTTCATTTTCAAAACGTTTTTAAATTCGTCTATCCATTACTCTTGAGAGCTTGGAAACATGTTAGCGTAGTGTCTCGAAATCGACAACAGTCTTAGTCTACTAGACTTCTAATTGTACGCCCTATATTTTTGATAAGACCTCTGCCTCAAACCACTGATAAGCCAACTCAACATCATATTCGATATCAGCAGGTAGTAATGGCCCAAGATCTTCTAAAAAACCCTGATCCTGCATTTTCTCTTCGAGGTTTTTTGCATATTCTTTTTGAGAGACTCCAATATCCAACTTTTTAAAACTATCTACTATCTTGTCCCAATTGAGATCCAATTTACTTAACTCGTATAGGTCAAATAGATCTCTCCCCTTCCTTCTTTGGTACAATGCTCTAATTTTTGTTCCAATCATTTCTTCTTTATCAAATGACATAACAACGGTTTCTCCAGAGAAATATTCTGATTCAACTTTAAAAGGAACTGCATTCAATTTTTCTTGTGGAAGTGTTTCTCTCGTATTGATCTCAATCTTTAAACGACTTGTTTCACCTGACACTGATTGATAGTCGTAGATGATCTTTACTGAGTTAGCTGTCCTTTTTACTTTCTTAGGCTCCCCCAACATAACAACTAATGCTTTACGAACGTTATCAATGATTGGTTTTGAAGGGCCTTTTTCAAGTCTGTTAAGATCAATATCTTCTGAGTAACGTAGACCATGTGGAAAAACCAGCTTGTGTAGAGCAGTTCCACCTCTAAAGGCTATTCGTGTTTTTAAGAACTCATTATTAAAAATTTCAACAAGGGCCCGAGAGATTACTAAATCCTGTTCGACTTGATCATCTAAAGGCCAATCTGCAATCTCTCTCCATTTTGTAATTATTGGCTTTGCTATCATTAATCTGGCTCCACTACGACATTTTCATAAATCATCCATTTTTCAGAAAATGGTACAGATGAAAGTTCACAATTTTTTTTTGATGTAGAAAGAGAGACTTTGTATGGCCGTCTATCTTTCATCTTCTCAAATATATATTTTGCTTTTTCTTTTTCTCCTAGAACAACATCTAGAATATAACCCAATCTTTGTATAATTGAAGTTGGAACTGATTTTTTAGAACAGATATCTGCTAACTTCTCCATATCAATCTCATCTAACAAATCTTCAAGCACTGTCGCTATATTGTTCAGGTGCCCACTTCTTTTAGGAAACGATAAAATATCTATTGCTGTCAGCTCAGGTGTCGATATATAAAAATATCCACCTATTCCTCCAACCTTCTCTATCTCTTCTATTTCATCAAAGTTATTCTTTGTTACAAATTCAATATTCATTGCACTTAGTGAAATTGGCTTAATCATTTTGTCAGCAACAACAGTATAATTCATCACTGCTTGATGGGACGCTCCTCTATATGCTGCTGCATTTAGTAAGCCAACATAATACCTTGCTCCAAGATACTTCATCATCGAACTAAGAAAGTATGAAGGATGTAATACTCCTGATGTATGTCCAGTAATTATCCCAAAACCCTTTCTTATCATTTGAATCTTATTCTTCTTTGCTAGCCTTGATAATGCTACTGATACAGAGCTTTGCTTTATAGAAAGCTCTTTCGAAATCTCTGCCAAAGTAAAGTAATATTGCCCCTTAAGGGCCAATTCATCTAAATATGTTGTTACAGTTCTATCTTTCATTATTATACTTATATTAACACAATTGTAAATATAAGCAAATTGGTGAATATACCTAGATATACAAGACTGCTAATATAAGTATACTAACCTATAACCAACCCTATATTTTCAACAACTTGCACAAGGTGAATGGTTTTAAGCTAGTACCAAAATATTCTCTCCAATATTAGGAAGAAGGTACATTTCTTCAGTAATAATCGACACGGTACACACACCAATAATAAATGTTATATTGTGAAACTTACGATATTCCCACTAGCACAAGACAAGTTAATCATTGGCCGTTCAGCTCTACTCCTCCCAATCCCCAAGGCAAGCTTCTCACGAAGGTCAGAGAAGTCACTCAGTCCGTTATAAACTTCATTAGGCTTGGCCCCATGAAATATTCCAAGAGGAGTATCGTTAAAGTATTTAACTGAGCGTTCAACTATTCTATAGATACGAGAAAGTTTGTAGTGACAATATTTACAAATAAACTTCTGTTTTAAGATTCTAAAAAACGACTCCACCATTGAGTTTGAAAATACTACATCCTTCTTTGCAACTAGGGCCGTTATTCCTCTTCCAAGAAATAGTTTCTTTATTTCATTTCCAGTATTCTCTCCACCTCCATCAATTAAAAGAGTTTCAGGAATAATCTCCTTAGTTGTGTCCAACATAGTTTTAACACTAAGAGACTGTCCCTTCTTTTGAGAGAGTTTCCAATTAATCACCTTTCTTGAAAAATTATCAACGATAACCTGTAGATAAACCTTTCCTCCATCCTTTAGCTTAAATTCTGTAATATCCATATGCCATATTTCATTAACTCTCGATGCTCTTATTCCGCAATTGTACTTTTTAACTTTCCTTCTCTTTATAATTTCACCTCTAAACTCTTTAACGTACTTTCTCCAGCTGTCATAGCCACAGGCAAGTATCCCCTCTCAAAAGGCGTAGTACTGAAGACCTTTTATACTCATATGGGACAAGCGTGGGTCTCTGGCCAGATTATAAATCTTTTCCTGCTCTCTAAATGTCAGTTGGTTTGCAGAAAGTATCTTACATTTCTTAAGACCTATTCTTATACAACCCTTAACTTCAACTTTCATTCTATGAAAACTATTTGTCTTAATGCCAATGAGATCACAAAGCTGGGCTTTAGGTATCCAAGAACAGAACTTGAGAACTTGCTCAACGATGACTTCTTTGTTCTTCTTATTTTGTAAAAACTCACGCCATCCATTTAGATTCTTTATAAATGTTTTTAGAAAGAGAACTTTAGCCTTTTCAATTTGAAGCTCTGCCTCTAGTTGTTCAATCTTATCTTTAAGAGCATCATCAAGATTTAGATTTTTAAGACGTATGCGCTTCTTAGAACTTCTTATCCAATACAGCGCTGTTGATCTTGGTATATTTAGTTCTGGAAATAAGTCTGGATTACCACTCTTAATGACCATCTCTTTGATTTCATCATCAAATTTTCTGTAACTATTCAAAGGACACCTCTCTTTGACGAAAATTCATCAAATGACTCTCGTATTCTCGTGTTTTAGGTAGCTTATCGTAATGATAAACGAAAAATCTTATATAAAGTATAAGGAGTAATGTTGATTAATTGGAATGTTTTTGGGTGTGTTTGTTGCTAGAACTGCCAGGGAGGGAGCTTTGATAAAAATTGCCTAAATGAAAAACTATGAAAAATTTACAATCGAGACAAAATTATTTCGTATTCTCTCATAGAGGGGTTAGGGTTATAACTTATCTCATATAAATGACTTATGAGCGAAAAACACAAGAAAAAAGGACAATCGATGAAAAATCTAAAAATTTCTGCCCTATTAGCCATAATACTTTCAAGTATTACCGTGCATGCTGGAGATAGAGTACTGTTGGAGTGCACCTTTGATACAGCATCAACTGCGATTATTTCCTATAATTCTAAACAAATTAGAAATAATACTGGAGCCACAATGGTTTCTTTATCAATTCCGTTTACCAAAGAAGAATGTGAAGAGTACACACCAAGCCAGCTAGAATGCGACGAAGTAAATCAATACACACTATTCCCGGACTTAAAAAGTTTAGAAAAAGGTGAGTCAATTGTATATCTTGAAAGCTATTACAATGAAGAGGACACAATCATTGCCACTGAAACTGTTACAGTTCCCCTCAAAACATTATCTATAATAAAAAAGAATGAGACCTTATCAGTTCCCTTGCAATTTAATTCAATCGAAGCTTCTACAGGTAGTGTGATAAATACCGAAACAACAACAATGAATTGTAAAGCTTCAGAAGTTGAGAGGGATTAACAGCAAAATATTATTTATATTACAAAGAGCCTCAGGTTTCTCTCTGTGGCTTTTTTTATTTACCTTACTTTCACCCAATACCTCGCCCACGAACCAGGAATATCCGTCGGAAATACAGAGTGTCTTATGATATTTTATTTATATTTAAGGCATATAGGAATAAATAGTGCTGTTTAAATTTTCAGATGAGTCTTACTTGACTATAACGCTCTAGGTCTTTTTTTAAAGTCGACTTAAAATCACCAAGTCTACTATCAGGTAAGACAACCGTTTTATCTTTAGCACAAACAGAAACGGCATAAACGAGATCATAATCAAGAGTGATGATATAATCCATATTAGTTTCCGAGAACATATTTAAGATTAAAGCATCTGAATACCCCATACCAGTTGTTGCTGATAGAGATGTCGCGTTTTTCCATTCAATTTTTCTATTATTAAAAAGATGTGCTTGCTTCTCATCATGAGCTGATAAATATGTACAAAATTCGTCTATCAATATTTCTTGCTCTTCAATATTGTTAACAAGGAAAAGTTCACAAAGCTTGAGCCAGCCTATTTCGTTTTGAACATCTCTTGCTCTAAATGACTTTTTGACTTCTTTTAATTCAGAGTCTCTCAGGTAGTTAACGGAAGAATTAAAGTTTTCTTCGTCGTGGCCTACACGTTTAGCTTCATCAGCAACACGTTTTCCACGTCGCATTTTCATTTGGTAAATTACTTGCTTAGAATCTGTAAGAAGTTCAACATTTGGCAAAGATGATAAGCTAAAGATTCCTTCAGTTAGAAGCCTTCTTCTTTGGTAATCTAAATATTCTGCTTTAGTTGTAACAGTCGTAAAATAATTTACTTCTGCACAAGCCTCTAACTCATCAATAAACCTACTAACTAACTTATGGTTAGTATGCTCTTGATCAAAGTTTGCTATAAGTATATTTGAATCAATTATTATATTCAGATCTTTCTGACCTGAGACCTTTTTTAAAAATTGTTTAAATCCAAGTCTGTTCGATGCCATTGTCCTCTCTTTTAATAGCGATTTTCTCAATTCTTTCTAGCTCTTCTGATTCTGCATTCTCATTTATGATATTAACAAGATCAACAAGCTCCTCATGAGAAGGTTTCTTATTATTGATCTTATTCATCTCTTCTCTTATCTCTTTAGCAGATCTTCTTTTCTTCTTTTCTTCTTTCATTATATTCCTCCGGTGAACTAATATTATCACCATCTCAGGGCACCTAACACTATGAAATCACGTCTCTTCTTAGTCTTAGAATTACAATAAAAACATATCATACTGTCACCAGATAGGCCTCTTTAATTATGGGACTACACATGCGTAGTCCCAAAATTCATAGATAAAATATTCCCGCCGATATTAGGAAGAAAATTCAATCCCTCAGTAACACCTTTTTCATCAATCCCAGAAAGTCGCAAATAATAACTCATTGTTTTTAAATCTTTCCATCCACAAATCTTCATCACTTTAATAGGCTCAACTCCAGACCCTATTAACTGAGTAGCAAAGCAAGCTCTCAAAGTATGAAACTTAATTTCAGGAAGGCCAATCGACTTACAGAAAGCTTTAAGTATCTTCGCCTGATAACCCTTTCTCCACATCACTAGTCTTGGAAGTACAAACTCAGACTTAGACTTTTGTTTTAATTCCAAGATTAAAGTCTTCAACTCTCCCGATACAGGAACAGTTCTCCAGTAGCCTGCTTTTGTACTCTTAAAAAT includes these proteins:
- a CDS encoding transposase, whose amino-acid sequence is RFKERMLSIYNIRGFKRARKAFTKLTDEMALSGRKAVQSLRKTLVKWRVEVLNYFKSGITNAKTEGYNRKAKLIQRKAYGYRNFEN
- a CDS encoding GIY-YIG nuclease family protein; amino-acid sequence: MEERNLLWNYKLNSGIVSQATISDLIDLYRKNLIGKTTLVKPTTGFNWLKLQDSILFSQKFKAQFEIKKSIFQKTEALLLFVTKPINKVYKSICSPSVTIPKNIIYNEYYNYRNHAYTINYSKTSEEVLSSFFNLRLTTQILLTLAIGIYLFINISNNYVLSLYTLLSLLSFPSLFADNKKRKNAFLNDYLAKEIIKLKAQLRNQVDLKIKNEELEKQKEYQRKVFEQERIAYKKRREEERIANEEKKEKERLERVNNILKRTKEDMGPNSCCIYILESLNSINLPIKLGITNNIDRRVREHRKHTNIKYSPKLVIWMKNKKHAQKVETKLIKQLVSHGHPRAGNEFFAIPCEVVTNNLFEVFDRLKRKNIIY
- a CDS encoding nucleotidyl transferase AbiEii/AbiGii toxin family protein, which codes for MIAKPIITKWREIADWPLDDQVEQDLVISRALVEIFNNEFLKTRIAFRGGTALHKLVFPHGLRYSEDIDLNRLEKGPSKPIIDNVRKALVVMLGEPKKVKRTANSVKIIYDYQSVSGETSRLKIEINTRETLPQEKLNAVPFKVESEYFSGETVVMSFDKEEMIGTKIRALYQRRKGRDLFDLYELSKLDLNWDKIVDSFKKLDIGVSQKEYAKNLEEKMQDQGFLEDLGPLLPADIEYDVELAYQWFEAEVLSKI
- a CDS encoding type IV toxin-antitoxin system AbiEi family antitoxin translates to MKDRTVTTYLDELALKGQYYFTLAEISKELSIKQSSVSVALSRLAKKNKIQMIRKGFGIITGHTSGVLHPSYFLSSMMKYLGARYYVGLLNAAAYRGASHQAVMNYTVVADKMIKPISLSAMNIEFVTKNNFDEIEEIEKVGGIGGYFYISTPELTAIDILSFPKRSGHLNNIATVLEDLLDEIDMEKLADICSKKSVPTSIIQRLGYILDVVLGEKEKAKYIFEKMKDRRPYKVSLSTSKKNCELSSVPFSEKWMIYENVVVEPD
- a CDS encoding DDE-type integrase/transposase/recombinase, which codes for MLACGYDSWRKYVKEFRGEIIKRRKVKKYNCGIRASRVNEIWHMDITEFKLKDGGKVYLQVIVDNFSRKVINWKLSQKKGQSLSVKTMLDTTKEIIPETLLIDGGGENTGNEIKKLFLGRGITALVAKKDVVFSNSMVESFFRILKQKFICKYCHYKLSRIYRIVERSVKYFNDTPLGIFHGAKPNEVYNGLSDFSDLREKLALGIGRSRAERPMINLSCASGNIVSFTI